From the genome of Trypanosoma brucei brucei TREU927 chromosome 11 chr11_scaffold01 genomic scaffold, whole genome shotgun sequence:
GACAAGAAAAACTGGAAGAGCGGCACTCGGACTTGAGAAGCTTTCCCGTACCATCAACACGGTCAATTCATCAACATACTGCTTTCTGACCCGGTTTggcatccttttttttttgcctcacATGCTTTCTGGGATCGGTGTTTATTTTAATCTACCACAGTGCTTGTCTCTTtcgttcctgctgctgtatTTTCTGCTCCTGGTTTGGATTTGCATTCCTCTTTGTTGCCGTCATAATTGCAGTGCTCGCTTGGGCATTCGTcagctgttgtgttttttagcTTGCATTTATTCTGTTCTTCTATTGTTggattgttgcttttttttttttgcggtggATTTATGCCCGTGGTGATTATGGAGCCCTGCATTAAGGTGCTTTACATCTGCTGCCGGAGCTGTTGCGGCATGGCAATGTGCACGCATTGGCCTGCTGACACACAAGTTAACTGCTCGCCGCACCCGACTGCTTTGGCCAGGCTGCTATGTCGGCTGGCTTTAGCCGCCAAACTCCATATTCTGCCCTTTCTAAATATTAAGATTGTTTTGCTAGCGCCCCTTGAAAGGAAAATTGTATACCGGAGCGAAACTGCCACAAGCCAGCGTTTAAAATAAATTTGAAGTCGCGCGCAGTGCAAAATGCAGAGATGAAATTCACCAAAGCAGAAAGAGTAACAAACACCACTGCGCGGGTAGTTTCTGAATATAAAaggagccgctgcatcactgaaaaaattaaaaaaaacaatgtgctgcaaaaaaaaaaacagaacagCCGCTGTATCATTAAGAAAATTGCAAAGAGAAGCAATCCAATACGGAAGAGCtgcgtaaaaaaaatgtaaccCTAACCaagtaaccctaaccctaaccctaaccatTCCTACCTACCCCCAACTTCCacaaaaactcaaaaaaaaacgggaaaagaaaaaacaaattaagtTATcagaaaatcaaaaaaattacaGAATCAGACAGTCAATTTACAAAAACAGTTCGATTTTTTCGGTTAAATtaaaggtgttaaaatatgtcAGAAGTTTTCAAGTAGCAAAAAATTttagaaaaattaaaaaaaaaaattgagggggaaaaatttaaaaaagcaaggccacaaatgcagcagaaacaatgCTGAGGGCGAATTTCTTGTTTAGGAGAATAGAGGAATCCTGGCACTTTCCTTCAATCCAACCGCAAACAGCGTTTttgccctccttcttttttcctgggGCCTTGGCGCATGTGTCGGGGTCCGTATACTGGCCACAATTAGGGTCTTCTGcccctcctgctgctgctgctgtgttttctgttcctgctttaggtttgcactcgttttccttttcgtcatGTTCGCAGCCAAGGCTTTTGCATTCTGTTGCGGTTTTCTTTGCTGTGTcgctgcagttgctgtttGTCGGCTGTTTTTCCTCGGTCTTGTCTgcttgctgcttttgttccGAGGCTGGGCTGTGTCTTTCATCGGTGATGGCTGCCGATTTTAGTGCGTAGGCTGTTTTCGCCGCTGCCGCTATGGTCTGCTCCACGGCTGCTAGTTTCGACAGAGCTTGTTCGTGTTCATGTAGCAGCTTGGCTGCTGTCTGCAGTTGGCTTAGCCATGGGTGAGTTGCTAGAGTTTCCAGTTCCTGCTTTGTTCCTGCTTTGTACATCACGCAGATGCCTTGGTTCGATTTCCCTGAGCAACCTGTTCCGGTGTAAAAGCCGTAGTAAGTGTCTTTGCCTTTCTGTTGGAATGCGTTGATTaatgctgttgcttttgccTGTACTTCGGCTGCCGTGGCTGGCGTTTTGGGCGATGGTTGTGGGCACTTGCTTAGAAGATCTTTTAGAACTTGCTCCGGTGTGCTGCTCGGGTTGAATGCCGTTGACGACTGACTGCTTTCGCAGAGCTTGTTGTTGTCGGTGCCGTCGACTCCGCAAACGCACAGCATAAACTGTGCTATTGTGTTTGCTTTGGCGTCAGTGTTTGGGGCTCCGCACAGCAATTGTCTGGTCGTTCCGGTGCCTCCCTGGCCTTTGCAGTCGGTGTCTTTCGCACCGGCGGGGGTAAAATCGTCACGGCCGTAGGCGGCGATCTTCAGCGCTTTGAGTGCATCGTTTGCTTTGTCCTTTTCGGGACCGGTCGCTAGTTGTGTGACGTGTTGCAGCGCTTGAAAAGCGTGTTCCGCTATCGGGTTTAGCTGCCTTCTGTAGTTTGCTAGCTGTTCTTCCGTTACGTCGGCCAGTCCCGCGGTCTGTAAAATCTGTCGTCTTGTATCGCTGTCTTTGACCGCGGCTGCTGCTTGTTTCCAGTACTCTTCTCTGGGGTCCGGAGCTGCTGGCTGTGCGGGTGCTGATGCGATCTGTTGTTTGTGCGCCGCTCCCTCGGTTTTGCTTGCGATTGTGTCGCGCCAACTCTGCGGTGCTACGGAGGCGTTGAGCTTCGCAATGGCCAGATAAGAAACCTGCGCTTGTGCATCTGTGATTTTTGCCGGAGCTGGTCGCTCTGctaggttgacgagctcgcACAGCTGTCGGAAAAGGTGGCCGTGCTCGCCGTCGTCCGGGGCGCTGCTGGCCAGATAAGCTAGCGTCGCGACAATCGCAGATACTCGGATAAGGTAGCTTGTTTTGATCATTTCCTTTGTTTAGCCCTAGTGCGGATGGTTGATGGCAGACACCTTGTGTCGGCAAGGATTGCAACATATGCTGGTGGCTCTTGCGCCTGCATAAGTAAGGTGTTTTTTGGTTGCCTTTCTTCATTGCTTTGTGTAGGTCTTTGTTTATCTATCACGTTTTATTAGCTTTAAACAAATACCCTTCTTTAAACGCGTCCCCACAAATTCTTTCATATCGAAAATGCCAATTCTCTCCGGACACTGCATaagtttctattttccccaTATCCTTCGAATTAAATTCTCCTCCTTTCAACCTTTTATACCAAGTAAGATTTTTCACAATTAACTTCGCTTTTTCCTCCCATGCAATAGGCTGTCcgggaaaatgaatgaatggggcTTCTCCAATCACACCACTACTGGGAATAGTAAAAAATATCTCTTTATAATCCAATTcaatcattcctctcttcaaaacaaatctctgtccaacagcttcCTCCTGTGTAACACTCCATATTAGCAATGGCGTATAGATACTCTGCTCTGACCACCACTCCTCGCTCCCTTTAAGCAATTCTCCAAAAgcatattcaaatttcttaaatgcCCAAACTCTTGCGATTATATTACCACCTCCAAGGTAAGGTTTTCCGCTAGGAGGTGATTTTAGTAAATGGGGTAATTTTTATCATATTCTTTTTGGTaaccaacattaaaaaaccaaaaacatcTCTGTACATGCTCCTTGTGATCTGAGTTCATGAGCAAGTTCAACTGAGGAGCATAACACTCCGGAGTTGCTATAAATAAAATAGGGGAAATatgcttctcttttactgTATCCTCTTCactaaacttctcttcattttccgcaGTATTTTGCATAAACTATTACACAGCATTCTCAGACTTCTGTTAactaacaataacatcagatccatctgcagttattacaatattctcatcacttgcattctggttttctaaaaattccatAATCAACTGCGGCCTCTTAACATGCTtatacaaacctcccatcGCAATTgaaataatttcaacatggctTAGTTTAGCACTCAATATGAGGATACACCATCCTTGTGTTGCGTGAGTTTGAACGGCAACCACAAATACTCTAtgtttcttattattattctttgtCATATTTGTTATGTTATTTGTCTCATTACCGTCATGAGATATTGAGTATAAACACACGAAGTGCAGAAAAGCCAGATAAAGCCCACATAAACTATATTTCATTTGCTGATAAAACTTTAAAATTTAAATGGATTATGaggaaaatttaaaaaaaacttatgaAAGAAGATTTAAGCCCAAGAAGAATTTTAAATTTCAACAAGATTTGAACCTCAACTGCAAAACATACCACTCTTAATCTAAATGTAAAATCCAACCATTTAGCGTTGACAGTGGCCTCTACCATTGTAATTAATATAGAGATCCCATAAGCCTTGCTTACTGGACTATATCTAAATCTTATTATCACATCCATAGTACCGTTTTTTATCATTATGTTgactgtttttttgtgtttgaactGGGCATAGTTTATttcctctctccctcttctctGCCtctcttttaaaaatatttttgttctgcCAAACAGTGCCATACCTACACCGCCACCTTGCTATTCTATAAAGCGTGTCTGGTTTGTGTTTTCATATAGTTTTTActcctcttattattatattcgtatatacacactcacaacactcttctatcattTTGTCATTATCTTTGTTATTATAACCCCAAATTACTCCTAATTTTAATGACATAATCAAAATGAACAAAATACACCAAATTAGAGTAGCGCTAATTTTTCATGCCCTATCAAGATTCAACGTAACATGCATAGGTCATAACTATGCATATTTAACTCGAGTTTTTATACTTTAATTAAAAAATCGTAAGTTGTATaaaattttagaaaaaattagcaaattctctcaaaatagAACTTTTCATagatttcaaaaaaattaagcgAAAATTCGTATTATCCTTCGAACTCTTAAATTCTATGAAGCCCAGAAAAGTAGCAGTCAtactcagagccaatttcttatttaaatTAAAGCTACCATTACggttcttttctgtttc
Proteins encoded in this window:
- a CDS encoding variant surface glycoprotein, whose product is MIKTSYLIRVSAIVATLAYLASSAPDDGEHGHLFRQLCELVNLAERPAPAKITDAQAQVSYLAIAKLNASVAPQSWRDTIASKTEGAAHKQQIASAPAQPAAPDPREEYWKQAAAAVKDSDTRRQILQTAGLADVTEEQLANYRRQLNPIAEHAFQALQHVTQLATGPEKDKANDALKALKIAAYGRDDFTPAGAKDTDCKGQGGTGTTRQLLCGAPNTDAKANTIAQFMLCVCGVDGTDNNKLCESSQSSTAFNPSSTPEQVLKDLLSKCPQPSPKTPATAAEVQAKATALINAFQQKGKDTYYGFYTGTGCSGKSNQGICVMYKAGTKQELETLATHPWLSQLQTAAKLLHEHEQALSKLAAVEQTIAAAAKTAYALKSAAITDERHSPASEQKQQADKTEEKQPTNSNCSDTAKKTATECKSLGCEHDEKENECKPKAGTENTAAAAGGAEDPNCGQYTDPDTCAKAPGKKKEGKNAVCGWIEGKCQDSSILLNKKFALSIVSAAFVALLF